The genomic interval TCGACGGGCGAATCCGCATCGGTCTTTCAAACGACGAACTGGAACTGCTTGGGCGCTCGGACCAGGTACACAAGGTCAGCCGCCGCGACCTGCCAGCCGTGCTGGCCGCCGGCGGGCTTGGCGCCACGACAGTGGCTGGCACGATGATATGCGCTGCCCTGGCCGGCATCGAGGTATTCGTGACCGGAGGCATTGGCGGGGTGCACCGGGGTGCGCCGGAAACCTTCGACATTTCGGCCGACCTGCAGGAACTGGCGAAGACATCAGTGGCGGTGGTCTGCGCGGGGGCGAAGTCCATTCTGGACATTGGACTCACGTTGGAATATCTGGAAACGCACGGCGTGCCGGTGCTCAGTTGCGAGCAGGACAATTTCGCCGCGTTTTACACGCGCGACAGCGGTTTTCGCGCGGACTTCAGGCTGGACGATGCGGCGCAGCAGGCACGCTTCATCCGGACCAAGTGGGACTTGGGGCTCGTCGGCGGCGTGGTATTGAGCACGCCGGTGCCGGAAGCGGCAGCGATGAAGTCCGAGGAGATCGACGCGCTGACCCAGCAGGCGCTCGCCGAGGCCGCGGCGAAAGGTATCGCCGGTAAGGCCGTGACGCCCTTCCTGCTGGCTCGTATCAAGGCATTGACGAGTGGACGCAGCCTGGCGACAAACATTGCGCTCATCAAACACAATGCCGAGGTCGGGGCGAGATTGGCGCTGGCGTTGGCACATGCCGGGCGCGGGGCCTGTTCAAATGGCCGATGACCTCGTCCTTTGTTTGAGCCCGTGAGGCACTATAGTGAAGACAACCTTCACTCCACGGCAAGAGGGCTTCCATGATCGCATGCAACCGTCGCACCTGGGCCAACGGGCTTCTGGTCGCTACATTGCTCTATTTCCCAACGGCCCACGCCCAACTCGGCAATCTTCTCAATCAGGGCGGAAACGGCGCGGCCGCAGGTGGACTTGGCAGCCTGGGCGGTTTAGGCAGTGGGTTGTCGTTGCAGTCGCTAACGTCCGGCAGCACGGGCAATGTCGCGGGCGTGCTTGAATTTTGTATCAAGAACAACTATCTCGGCGGCGGCGCGTCGTCGGTCAAAGATGGGCTCATGAGCAAGCTGCCGGGCGGTTCATCGTCGAGCGACAGCGGGTACACCGACGGCGCCAAAGGCATCCTGAACAGCGGCGACGGTAAGCAGGTCGACTTGAGTGGCGGCGGCCTGAAGGAGCAGATCACGAAACAGGTCTGCGACAAGATTCTGGCCCAAGGGAAATCTTTGCTTTGAGCGAGTGACGACGGTCGCCACGTAAAGCGGGTGGCAGACTTCGTTCGCGTAGCGAGCGGCCACACGACATCGAATTCGTGTGCGACATCGCTCGCTAAGTTCAGGCCGGCAGCTTGCCTTTCCTGCGTAACACGCCGACTACCTCTTCGATACTCGCGTTCTTCAGCAGGCGGCCACCGGCCGCCGTCCGTTCGGCGTTGATGGCATCGATGCTCCGCTGCATCGCGGAAGCCTTGGCCGTGATATAGACGGCCATGCCATAACCAAAGCGCTCAATCAGATCGTTACGCAGGAAGGTTTTCATAGTTCAGCACGACAGCGAAACCAGCAGTTTATACGCAATTGAGAATCATTCGCAATTATATAGGACTATGAGGATGACAAACGTGCCGGGCCGCCGAAGGGCAATACGTGCTGGCGCAAGCGTGGGACTTCTACAACTCGGAATCGAGCAGATGTCTCCCGATACTGCATCGCGCGAGCTCGCCAAAGAGCGCATGGGCTACCGGCATGGTTCGTGGAGAGCGCCGGCCAATCTCATGACCGCCGGCATCTGTTCCATCGGGACGACCTTCGACCGGAACAGGCTAGTTAGTGCTCGAGTTTCACCGGCGTCATGCGCGGCATGAGCAAATGGATGATGCCGAGCGCGACCAGATAAGCCGATGCGCCGACAGCGAAGAGCACCCAATACTGACCGGTGCGCTGCAACGTCTCGCCGATAACGCCCGAGTAAAAGAACGAGCCGATCATCCCTGCGACGCCGCCGATACCGACCACCGTGCCGACCATCCGGCGCGGAAACACGTCGCCGACCGTCGTGACGAGATTGGCCGACCATCCCTGATGAGCCGCCGCGGCGAGCCCGACAGCGAATACTGCGTACCAGAGGCTCTGAAAGAGCGAAAGTGTGGCAATCGGAAGGACGCACAGCGCGCAGACGCCCATCGCGATCTTGCGTGCGACATTAGGTTTGTGGGACCGCTGCATCAGCCGGGACGACAACCATCCTCCAGCCACACTGCCGACGGATGCCATCGTGTAAATGACGATCAACGGCAGCCCAAGATTGGCGATGTCGATGTGCCTCGACTCATTGAGCCATTTAGGCAGCCAGAACAAATAGAACCACCACACCGGATCGGTCAGCAGTTTGCCGAAGATGAACGCCCACGTTTCGCGGTACTTCAGCACCGAAAGCCAGCTCACGCGTTGCTCGACGCTCTCGTCCCGATCCGAGTTGATGTAGTCGAGCTCGCGCTTCGATACCGAGGCATGCTCCGCCGGAGGACGGTAGACGAGCAGCCACACCGCCAGCCACACGAAACCGGCCGCCCCTCCCGCAATGAATGTCGCGCGCCAGCCCCACATGACAGCGGCGATCGGTACGAATGCGGGCGCAACGATTCCGCCTACGGTTGCGCCCATGTTCCATAGGCCCGTGGCCAGCGCACGCTCCTTCTTCGGAAACCATAGCGCCGTGGTGCGAATGGCGACGGGGAAATTGGCCGCCTCGCCGAACCCGAGCAAACCGCGCACCGCTGCGAAGCCGGGGACGGTCGCCGCTATTGCGTGCAGCATCGCGGCGAGGCTCCACATCGCCATAGCGCCACCGTAGACCACTTTGGTGCTGATCCGATCCGCGATACGGCCGAACGTCGCGAGACCCACCGCATAGGCGACCGTGAACACCATCACGGTCTGCGCGTACTGAACCTGAGTCCAGCCGATGTCTTTTTGCAGCAGCGGCGCGAGCAGCCCAAGCATCTGACGATCCATGTAGTTGATCGTCGTTGCAAAAAAGATGAGTGCGCAGATGGTCCACCTATATCGTCCGACGGCCGTTTGGTCGGCGACGGAACCGGCTTCTAATATTTTCATCGTGTCTCCGGGAGTTTCTAATCAGGCAAACTGGTTCACGTATCGCCTACAGCGCGAGGGCGGACCGCCCCTCGCGAGGCTTCATCCGGGAAAAGAAGACGACCCCGGCGGCCACCACAGACATCACGGCCAGCCCGGTGAGACCGCCTTCGATCGAGCCGGTTTTCTGCTCCAGCAAGCCGAAGGCCGCCGGCGCAACGAAGCCGCCGAGATTACCGATCGAATTGATCAGCGCCAGCACCGCCGCTGAAATGCGCGCGTCCAGGTAGCCCTGCGGAATCGGCCAGAACAACGCCGACGCGGCTTTAAAACCAATCGCCGCAAAGCAGATCGCGACGAACGAGAACAATGGACTGCCCTGGCCAGCTGCATACATGCCGAGCGCGGCGATCAACAGCACGCACGCGACCCATGCCTGCTGAAACTTGAAGCGTGCCGCGAGCATCGCGAAGAGATACATCGCCACGATCGAGATCAGCCACGGGATCGAATTGAAGAGCCCGACCTGAAAATCGTTGAAATGGCCCATCTTGCGGATGATGCTGGGCAGCCAGAACGTTGCACCGTAAATCGTCAGCGATACCGAAAAATAGATCACACAGAAGATCAGAATCTGCGGGTCGCGCAGCAGAGTCCAGACGGACGGCATGACCGCATGCGCCGCGTCGCGTTCGCGCTGCTCCTCCTCTATCTCGGCGACAATCGCATTCTGCTCGGCGCTGCTCAGCCATCTGGCGTCGCGCGGTTTCGAATCGAGCCAGAACCAGATGAAGCCGGCCAGCACGACCGAGGCCATGCCTTCGATCACGAACATCCACTGCCAGCCGTGCAGACCTCCGCCGCTGATCAGCATCAGTGCGCCGGAGATCGGCCCGGACAGTATCGAGGCGAGCGCCGAGCCGCTGAGAAAGATCGCCATCGCCTTGCCTCGCTCACCGCGTGGCAGCCATTGGGTGAAATAGAAGATGACGCCCGGAAAGAAGCCGGCCTCGGCGGCGCCGAGCAGCAAGCGCATTGCATAGAACGACGTCTCGCCGCGAACGAACGCCATGCCGACCGCGGCCAGACCCCACGTGAACATGATGCGCGTGAGCCAGGCCTTCGCGCCGAAGCGCTGCAACAGCATGTTCGACGGCACTTCGAAGATCGCATAGCTGACGAAGAAAAGCCCCGCGCCAAGTCCATAGGCGGCGGCACCAATGCCGAGATCTGCGCTCAGATGCTGGCGGACGAAGCCGATGTTCACCCGGTCGATGTAGTTGACGACGAACATCACAACGAAGAGCGGCAGCACATGCCACTTAATCTTGCGCACGGCGCTTGCGAGTGCATCCGTTCGGTCCGGGCCGGCCGTGGCCGGAATGGATCTGCTCATCGGCTTGTCTCCTTTGTCGACAGCAGTTAGCGCTTTAGCGCTTACTGCTGTCCCATGCACAGCGGTCGATCAGAGTTAGCGCTTTAGCGCTTACTCTGGTCCCATGCAAAGCGGTCGACCGCAGTTAGCGCTTTAGCGCTTACTGCGGCCCCATGCAAAGCGTTCCCATACAACATAGTTGCCGAGTGGCAATGCCCATCGCGCGGGACTCCCGCTTGAATCAGAAGCGCGGGTTCTTACCACTGAAACTCGGGTCGTACTTCTGCATCTGCTTCAAGTCGTCGCGATTGCGCACGCCGCACGTTAGATACTGAGCATGCAATTCAGCCAGCCGCTCACGGTCGAGTTCGACGCCGAGGCCCGGTGCGCTGGGCACGCGCACCGCACCATTGTCGAAGCTCACGCGGCCACCCTTGATGACTTCTTCTTCCTGCCACGGGTAATGCGTGTCGCACGCATACGTCAGATTAGGAATGCTCGCCGCGACGTGGGTCATCGCCATCAAGCTAATGCCGAGGTGCGAGTTCGAGTGCATCGACATGCCGAGATCCCACAACTTGCACATGCGCGCGAGCGT from Paraburkholderia phytofirmans PsJN carries:
- a CDS encoding MFS transporter yields the protein MKILEAGSVADQTAVGRYRWTICALIFFATTINYMDRQMLGLLAPLLQKDIGWTQVQYAQTVMVFTVAYAVGLATFGRIADRISTKVVYGGAMAMWSLAAMLHAIAATVPGFAAVRGLLGFGEAANFPVAIRTTALWFPKKERALATGLWNMGATVGGIVAPAFVPIAAVMWGWRATFIAGGAAGFVWLAVWLLVYRPPAEHASVSKRELDYINSDRDESVEQRVSWLSVLKYRETWAFIFGKLLTDPVWWFYLFWLPKWLNESRHIDIANLGLPLIVIYTMASVGSVAGGWLSSRLMQRSHKPNVARKIAMGVCALCVLPIATLSLFQSLWYAVFAVGLAAAAHQGWSANLVTTVGDVFPRRMVGTVVGIGGVAGMIGSFFYSGVIGETLQRTGQYWVLFAVGASAYLVALGIIHLLMPRMTPVKLEH
- a CDS encoding pseudouridine-5'-phosphate glycosidase translates to MITDPARSWLSFSAPVAAAQAAGRPLVALESTIIAHGMPYPENVRTAREVEAVIRSLGAEPATIALIDGRIRIGLSNDELELLGRSDQVHKVSRRDLPAVLAAGGLGATTVAGTMICAALAGIEVFVTGGIGGVHRGAPETFDISADLQELAKTSVAVVCAGAKSILDIGLTLEYLETHGVPVLSCEQDNFAAFYTRDSGFRADFRLDDAAQQARFIRTKWDLGLVGGVVLSTPVPEAAAMKSEEIDALTQQALAEAAAKGIAGKAVTPFLLARIKALTSGRSLATNIALIKHNAEVGARLALALAHAGRGACSNGR
- a CDS encoding MFS transporter; translated protein: MSRSIPATAGPDRTDALASAVRKIKWHVLPLFVVMFVVNYIDRVNIGFVRQHLSADLGIGAAAYGLGAGLFFVSYAIFEVPSNMLLQRFGAKAWLTRIMFTWGLAAVGMAFVRGETSFYAMRLLLGAAEAGFFPGVIFYFTQWLPRGERGKAMAIFLSGSALASILSGPISGALMLISGGGLHGWQWMFVIEGMASVVLAGFIWFWLDSKPRDARWLSSAEQNAIVAEIEEEQRERDAAHAVMPSVWTLLRDPQILIFCVIYFSVSLTIYGATFWLPSIIRKMGHFNDFQVGLFNSIPWLISIVAMYLFAMLAARFKFQQAWVACVLLIAALGMYAAGQGSPLFSFVAICFAAIGFKAASALFWPIPQGYLDARISAAVLALINSIGNLGGFVAPAAFGLLEQKTGSIEGGLTGLAVMSVVAAGVVFFSRMKPREGRSALAL
- a CDS encoding DUF2501 domain-containing protein: MIACNRRTWANGLLVATLLYFPTAHAQLGNLLNQGGNGAAAGGLGSLGGLGSGLSLQSLTSGSTGNVAGVLEFCIKNNYLGGGASSVKDGLMSKLPGGSSSSDSGYTDGAKGILNSGDGKQVDLSGGGLKEQITKQVCDKILAQGKSLL